CGCCGACGGCACCGAGGGCCCGCTGCTGATCAGCCCGGCCCACTGGTCGCCGCCCGGCAGCTGGCCGCTCTGGCTGCTCGTGTACACGCTGACAGCGCTCGCGTTCGGGCTGTTCGCGGCCGTCTCGGACAACCGGGAGCGGACCGGGCCGCAGCCGTCCGGGGCGGCCGGGGCCGAGGACGCGGGGGGCCGTACTCGGCTCGCCGGGGCCCACGCGGAGGCGTAGGGTTTCGCCGTGCGGGGAGTGGGCGGTTGTGGTAGTGGGGCCCCGTTCCGGGTCGGCTCCGGTACCGCTTCCGGCACAAGCCCCGCGACCTGCGGCGTTGCATTTGTTTTGACCGCGCCCCATGCGCTAGGTACGCTCTGACCTTGTGCCTGGGGTGTCCCCGGGTCCTTGTGCGTGCATGCACACCGGTCGCCGCGCCGAGCCGGAGCGCCTCCTGGCGCTCCGCGCGTAGAGCGCCGTCGCTGTACATCAGCCATGGGATTCCGTGTCGTAACAAGCCCAACACACCCGACCGCGTGGGTCGACCACGGGGCCGTGTGTGCGGGAGACACCGCAGGTTAGTTCCACCAAGCCTTGGCACACAGAAAACGGAGAAACGGTGCCTACGATCCAGCAGCTGGTCCGAAAGGGCCGGCAGGACAAGGTCGAGAAGAACAAGACTCCCGCGCTGAAGGGTTCCCCGCAGCGCCGTGGGGTCTGCACGCGTGTGTACACGACCACCCCGAAGAAGCCGAACTCGGCTCTCCGCAAGGTCGCCCGTGTGCGCCTCACCAGCGGGATCGAGGTCACCGCTTACATCCCGGGCGAGGGCCACAACCTGCAGGAGCACTCCATCGTGCTGGTGCGCGGTGGTCGTGTGAAGGACCTTCCTGGTGTCCGCTACAAGATCATCCGCGGTTCGCTCGACACCCAGGGTGTCAAGAACCGCAAGCAGGCTCGCAGCCGCTACGGCGCCAAGAAGGAGAAGTAAGAATGCCTCGTAAGGGCCCCGCCCCGAAGCGCCCGGTCATCATCGACCCGGTTTACGGCTCCCCGGTCGTCACCCAGCTGGTCAACAAGATCCTGCTGCACGGCAAGCGCTCCACCGCCGAGCGGATCGTCTACGGCGCCCTTGAGGGCGTCCGTGAGAAGACCGGCTCGGACCCGGTCGTCACGCTGAAGCGCGCGCTGGAGAACGTCAAGCCGGCCCTTGAGGTCAAGTCCCGCCGTGTCGGTGGCGCGACCTACCAGGTTCCGGTCGAGGTCCGTCCGGGCCGCGCCAGCACCCTGGCGCTGCGCTGGATGGTCGGTTACTCCCGCGCCCGTCGCGAGAAGACCATGACCGAGCGCCTGATGAACGAGATCCTCGACGCCAGCAACGGCCTGGGCGCTTCCGTGAAGCGTCGCGAGGACACCCACAAGATGGCCGAGTCCAACAAGGCCTTCGCGCACTACCGCTGGTAGTCCGTACCCCGTCACTAGACAGAGAGAGAACGAGCCACCATGGCTGCAACCTCCCTTGACCTCGCCAAGGTCCGCAACATCGGGATCATGGCGCACATCGACGCGGGCAAGACCACCACCACCGAGCGGATCCTGTTCTACACCGGTGTCTCGTACAAGATCGGTGAGGTCCACGATGGCGCTGCCACCATGGACTGGATGGAGCAGGAGCAGGAGCGCGGCATCACGATCACGTCGGCCGCGACGACCTGTCACTGGACGGTCGACGACGCCGACCACACCATCAACATCATCGACACCCCGGGTCACGTCGACTTCACCGTCGAGGTGGAGCGTTCGCTGCGCGTCCTCGACGGTGCCGTGACGGTGTTCGACGGTGTTGCCGGTGTCGAGCCCCAGTCCGAGACCGTGTGGCGGCAGGCTGACCGCTACGGCGTCCCGCGCATCTGCTTCATCAACAAGCTGGACCGCACGGGCGCGAACTTCTTCTTCTGCGTGCAGACCATCGTGGACCGCCTCGGCGCCACCCCGCTGGTCATGCAGCTCCCGATCGGTGCCGAGGCGGACTTCAAGGGCGTTGTCGACCTTGTCCGCATGAAGGCGCTGGTCTGGTCGGCCGAGGCCGCCAAGGGCGAGATGTACGACATCGTCGACATCCCGGCCGAGCTGCAGGAGCAGGCGGAGGAGTACCGCGAGGCGCTGATCGACACCGTCTCGAACGTCAGCGACGAGATCATGGAGCTCGCCCTTGAGGGCGAGGACATCCCGGTCGAGCTGCTGCAGGACGCGATCCGCAAGGGCACCCTGAACTCGGACTTCACCCCGATCTTCTGCGGTACCGCCTTCAAGAACAAGGGCGTTCAGCCCCTGCTCGACGCGGTCGTCAAGTACCTGCCGTCGCCGCTGGACATCGAGTCCATCGAGGGCACCAAGCCGAACGACCCGGAGACCAAGATCTCCCGTAAGGCTTCGGACGACGAGCCGCTGGCTGCGCTGGCGTTCAAGATCATGTCCGACCCTCACCTGGGCAAGCTCACCTTCGTCCGGATCTACTCCGGTCGCCTGGAGTCCGGCACCTCGGTGCTGAACGCCGTGAAGGGCAAGAAGGAGCGCATCGGCAAGATCTACCGCATGCACGCGAACAAGCGTGAGGAGATCGAGTCGGTGGGCGCCGGCGACATCGTCGCCGTCATGGGCCTGAAGCAGACCACCACCGGTGAGACGCTGGCCGACGAGAAGAACCCGGTCATCCTGGAGTCCATGGACTTCCCGGCCCCGGTCATCCGCGTCGCCATCGAGCCCAAGTCCAAGGGTGACCAGGAGAAGCTGGGTGTCGCCATCCAGCGTCTCGCCGAGGAGGACCCGTCCTTCCAGGTCAACACGGACGAGGAGACCGGCCAGACCATCATCGCGGGTATGGGCGAGCTGCACCTTGAGGTGCTGGTCGACCGTATGAAGCGTGAGTTCAAGGTCGAGGCCAACGTCGGCAAGCCGCAGGTCGCCTACCGCGAGACGATCCGTTCGGCCGTCGAGCGCATCGACTACACGCACAAGAAGCAGACCGGTGGTTCGGGCCAGTTCGCGAAGATCCAGATCGCGATCGAGCCGCTTGAGCAGGCCGAGGGCTACGAGTTCGTGAACAAGGTCACCGGTGGCCGCGTGCCGAAGGAGTACATCCCTTCGGTCGACGCCGGTTGCCAGGAGGCCATGGAGTTCGGTGTGCTCGCCGGCTACC
The genomic region above belongs to Streptomyces sp. 1331.2 and contains:
- the rpsL gene encoding 30S ribosomal protein S12, yielding MPTIQQLVRKGRQDKVEKNKTPALKGSPQRRGVCTRVYTTTPKKPNSALRKVARVRLTSGIEVTAYIPGEGHNLQEHSIVLVRGGRVKDLPGVRYKIIRGSLDTQGVKNRKQARSRYGAKKEK
- the rpsG gene encoding 30S ribosomal protein S7, with amino-acid sequence MPRKGPAPKRPVIIDPVYGSPVVTQLVNKILLHGKRSTAERIVYGALEGVREKTGSDPVVTLKRALENVKPALEVKSRRVGGATYQVPVEVRPGRASTLALRWMVGYSRARREKTMTERLMNEILDASNGLGASVKRREDTHKMAESNKAFAHYRW
- the fusA gene encoding elongation factor G, which translates into the protein MAATSLDLAKVRNIGIMAHIDAGKTTTTERILFYTGVSYKIGEVHDGAATMDWMEQEQERGITITSAATTCHWTVDDADHTINIIDTPGHVDFTVEVERSLRVLDGAVTVFDGVAGVEPQSETVWRQADRYGVPRICFINKLDRTGANFFFCVQTIVDRLGATPLVMQLPIGAEADFKGVVDLVRMKALVWSAEAAKGEMYDIVDIPAELQEQAEEYREALIDTVSNVSDEIMELALEGEDIPVELLQDAIRKGTLNSDFTPIFCGTAFKNKGVQPLLDAVVKYLPSPLDIESIEGTKPNDPETKISRKASDDEPLAALAFKIMSDPHLGKLTFVRIYSGRLESGTSVLNAVKGKKERIGKIYRMHANKREEIESVGAGDIVAVMGLKQTTTGETLADEKNPVILESMDFPAPVIRVAIEPKSKGDQEKLGVAIQRLAEEDPSFQVNTDEETGQTIIAGMGELHLEVLVDRMKREFKVEANVGKPQVAYRETIRSAVERIDYTHKKQTGGSGQFAKIQIAIEPLEQAEGYEFVNKVTGGRVPKEYIPSVDAGCQEAMEFGVLAGYPLQGVRVTLLDGASHDVDSSELAFKIAGSMAFKEGAKKAKPVLLEPMMAVEVTTPEDYMGDVIGDINSRRGQIRSMDERHGARVVTALVPLSEMFGYVGDLRSKTSGRASYSMQFDSYAEVPKAVAEEIIAKAKGE